In a single window of the Desulfovibrio sp. X2 genome:
- a CDS encoding type II toxin-antitoxin system HipA family toxin, producing MTSSPVRDEAYVWIWLPGATAPVVAGRVFRDSHDGGGLAFNYGRSYLERPDAIPIYEPELPLERGAILPGAGLTMAGCLRDASPDAWGRRVIINRILGLKGRDADTGTLDELTYLLESGSDRIGALDFQASPTDYLPRAAQSATLEELLTAAEKVDAGLPLTPDLDQALFHGSSIGGARPKGMLEDGERKLIAKFSSANDTYNVVKAEYVAMRLAALVGLTAAPVGLVRAAGKDVLLIERFDREKTDDGWRRKAMVSALTLFGLDEMMARYASYADLAEIIRQRFQSPRDTLREMFGRLVFNVLCGNTDDHARNHAAFWDGRALSLTPAYDICPQNRTGNEASQAMEIANGKRLSTLATCLEAAADFLLETSAAMALIAQQIKTIRSSWDAVCDDAALSPVGRDLLGRRIFLNPFIFEGAPDSLRGATAG from the coding sequence GTCTGGATCTGGCTGCCCGGGGCGACCGCACCCGTGGTCGCGGGGCGCGTATTCCGCGACAGCCACGATGGCGGCGGGCTGGCCTTCAACTACGGCCGCAGCTACCTGGAGAGGCCGGATGCAATCCCCATCTACGAGCCCGAGCTGCCGCTCGAGCGCGGCGCCATTCTGCCGGGAGCGGGCCTGACCATGGCCGGATGCCTGCGCGACGCGTCGCCCGATGCCTGGGGACGGCGCGTGATCATCAACCGCATCCTGGGTCTGAAGGGGCGGGACGCGGATACCGGGACGCTGGACGAGCTGACGTACCTGCTCGAATCCGGTTCGGACCGCATCGGGGCGCTGGATTTCCAGGCTTCGCCCACCGACTACCTCCCCCGCGCGGCGCAGTCGGCAACCCTGGAGGAGCTGCTCACGGCGGCGGAAAAGGTCGATGCCGGGCTGCCGCTGACCCCGGACCTGGACCAGGCCCTTTTCCACGGCAGCTCCATCGGCGGCGCGCGGCCCAAGGGCATGCTCGAGGACGGAGAGCGGAAGCTGATCGCCAAGTTCTCCTCGGCGAACGACACTTACAACGTGGTGAAGGCGGAATACGTCGCCATGCGCCTCGCAGCGCTGGTCGGGCTCACGGCCGCGCCTGTCGGGCTGGTGCGGGCCGCGGGCAAGGATGTGCTGCTGATCGAGCGTTTCGACCGCGAGAAGACGGATGACGGGTGGCGGCGCAAGGCCATGGTCTCCGCCCTCACGCTCTTCGGCCTGGACGAGATGATGGCGCGCTACGCGAGCTATGCCGACCTGGCGGAAATCATTCGGCAGCGTTTCCAGTCGCCCAGGGACACCCTGCGCGAAATGTTTGGCCGCTTGGTCTTCAACGTGCTCTGCGGCAACACGGACGACCATGCCCGCAACCACGCCGCATTCTGGGACGGCAGGGCCCTGTCCCTCACCCCGGCCTACGACATCTGCCCCCAGAACCGAACGGGCAACGAGGCGAGTCAGGCCATGGAGATCGCGAACGGCAAGCGGCTGAGCACCCTGGCGACCTGTCTGGAGGCGGCGGCCGACTTCCTGCTCGAGACGAGCGCCGCGATGGCGCTCATCGCGCAGCAGATCAAGACGATTCGCAGCAGCTGGGACGCGGTGTGCGACGACGCGGCGCTCAGCCCGGTCGGCCGGGATCTGCTGGGCCGGCGCATCTTCCTCAACCCGTTCATCTTCGAGGGCGCTCCGGACAGCTTGCGCGGCGCCACCGCTGGATAA
- a CDS encoding site-specific integrase encodes MSRTTSRAASTSARGTSHLLLKGNTYYFRCAVPREHRGLLGCSELRRSLGTGYAGEARLRAKRLALAAHDIFRMLARMTREGRLVNEDLEDVRKFVDIIFREALEQNEMQRFADHVPDYPRELDYLPGDTEKRIAYFKWILAKRDYDRLEGVARVFCEEDVGVDFPEDPAKRRMLAHEIAKHFIDYYTICMHRSQGDFNYEKTVYPPKPDESLTAFGVDFGPAPASPVLPATPAPKPTPPLSTVIAEYGDLQVAAGAWTERSRFDIQSTLSNLVDILGDVPVGSIDYEAMRTFKSTLLRLPPNRKKAKAYRDKSVAEILAMEPAARISKTTFNNIMTNVASFCEWCKTHGHMTENYAKGMKVKQKHARPDSARDVYTPEGLALLFGAKGYTGDSFKHAYMFWIPLLCAFTGARLEELCQLYVADVREADGVWVLDINENPDAAGNRDKHVKNGSSIRLVPIHPVLRDLGFLDYRASVAAAGNERLFPELKKIRERYSHDASKWFGRFRKSVGLTSDKFDLHAFRHTVINLFKQQRIPREDYSEVTGHAKESTADRVYAKTYPPAVLLRDVVEKIDYGLDLSHLKGSKYGTGVTTKEAKEGKKGKKARENRE; translated from the coding sequence ATGTCCAGAACCACGTCCAGAGCCGCGAGCACTTCCGCACGGGGCACCAGCCATCTCCTGCTCAAGGGAAACACCTACTACTTTCGCTGCGCCGTGCCGCGCGAGCACCGCGGATTGCTCGGCTGCAGCGAGTTGCGGCGCAGCCTGGGCACGGGCTATGCTGGAGAGGCGCGGCTTCGGGCCAAGCGACTCGCCCTTGCCGCGCACGACATCTTTCGCATGCTCGCACGCATGACCAGGGAGGGGCGCTTGGTGAACGAGGATCTGGAGGACGTCAGGAAGTTCGTCGACATCATCTTCCGGGAAGCGCTCGAGCAGAACGAGATGCAGCGCTTCGCGGACCACGTGCCGGACTATCCCAGGGAGCTGGACTACCTGCCCGGGGACACCGAGAAGCGCATCGCGTATTTCAAATGGATTCTGGCCAAGCGGGACTACGATCGGCTCGAAGGCGTGGCCAGGGTCTTCTGCGAGGAGGACGTCGGGGTCGACTTCCCGGAGGATCCGGCCAAGCGGCGGATGCTCGCGCATGAGATCGCCAAGCACTTCATCGACTACTACACGATCTGCATGCACCGCAGCCAGGGCGACTTCAACTACGAGAAGACCGTCTACCCGCCCAAGCCCGACGAGTCCCTCACTGCCTTCGGGGTGGATTTCGGGCCCGCGCCCGCGTCTCCCGTCCTGCCCGCGACGCCCGCGCCCAAGCCCACGCCGCCGCTCTCGACGGTCATCGCCGAATACGGCGACCTGCAGGTCGCGGCCGGGGCCTGGACCGAGCGCTCCCGCTTCGACATCCAGTCCACCCTGTCCAACCTGGTCGACATCCTGGGCGACGTGCCCGTGGGCAGCATCGACTACGAAGCCATGCGCACCTTCAAGAGCACGCTGCTCAGGCTGCCGCCCAACCGGAAGAAGGCCAAGGCATACCGTGACAAGAGCGTGGCCGAGATCCTGGCGATGGAGCCGGCCGCGCGCATCTCGAAGACGACCTTCAACAACATCATGACCAACGTCGCGAGCTTCTGCGAGTGGTGCAAGACGCACGGCCACATGACCGAGAACTACGCCAAGGGGATGAAGGTCAAGCAGAAGCACGCGCGGCCGGATTCCGCCAGGGATGTGTACACGCCGGAAGGGCTGGCGCTTCTTTTCGGCGCCAAGGGCTACACGGGCGACAGCTTCAAGCACGCCTACATGTTCTGGATCCCGCTGCTCTGCGCCTTCACCGGGGCGCGGCTCGAGGAGCTCTGCCAGCTCTACGTCGCCGACGTGCGGGAAGCGGACGGGGTCTGGGTCCTGGACATCAACGAGAACCCTGACGCCGCCGGGAACAGGGACAAGCACGTCAAGAACGGCAGCTCCATCCGGCTCGTGCCCATCCACCCGGTGCTGCGGGATCTCGGCTTCCTCGACTACCGCGCGTCCGTGGCTGCCGCCGGGAACGAGCGCCTGTTTCCCGAGCTGAAGAAGATTCGCGAGCGCTACAGCCACGACGCCAGCAAGTGGTTCGGCCGCTTCCGCAAGAGCGTCGGCCTGACCTCGGACAAGTTCGACCTGCACGCCTTCCGGCACACGGTCATCAACCTCTTCAAGCAGCAGCGCATCCCTAGGGAAGACTATTCCGAAGTCACGGGCCACGCCAAGGAGAGCACCGCCGACCGCGTCTACGCCAAGACCTATCCCCCGGCCGTGCTGCTCCGGGACGTCGTCGAGAAGATCGACTACGGCCTGGACCTCTCGCACCTCAAGGGCTCCAAGTACGGGACCGGGGTCACGACCAAAGAAGCCAAGGAGGGCAAGAAGGGGAAGAAGGCCAGGGAGAACAGGGAGTAG